A segment of the Pedobacter faecalis genome:
TTTACAGCGATATGAAGCGCTGGAGCTTTAACCTGCAGATCTATTTTTTAAATACCCGTTTCCAGCAGGTTGTGGATATACAGAACTTGAACAGAAATGTTGTTCAGGACCGGACCATTTATGAGGATGCGCATATATTCGCAGACAATCTTCACGACATGGGCCTGATGACTACACGGGACCACCACAATTACAAAGCTATCTTCGAAAATATTACCTCTTTTATTAAACCTCCTGACCTGCTGGTTTATCTTCGCGCCTCGGTACCAACACTGGTAAATAATATTCAACGCAGGGGCCGGGAGTATGAAACGAGTATACGGTTGGATTATTTATCTAAACTGAACGATAAGTATGAGGCCTGGATAAAGAACTATCAATTAGGTAAGGTGCTTATATTGGATAAAGACAAGCTGGATTTTACGGATAATCCGGAGGATCTGGGCACGATCATACAATCCATCGACGCGGAAATAAACGGAATTTTTAATTAGCATGAAGATCCTGGGCGTTATACCAGCCAGATATGCATCGACGAGGTTTCCCGGCAAACCGCTGATAGATATTCTCGGTAAAAGTATGATAAGACGGGTATACGAGCAGGCTATCAAAGCCGGAAGTCTGGACGAGGTTGTGGTGGCTACGGACGATGATCGAATTGCTGAAGAGGTGCAGAATTTTGGCGGAAACTACATCATGACCTCTTCTGAGCACGCTACGGGTACAGATCGTTGTGCAGAGGTTGTTGCGGCCTTGCCTCAATACGATGTCGTCATTAATATCCAGGGAGATGAACCTTTTATAGACCCGGCACAGATTGATCTGCTTGCCTCCTGTTTCCACCAGGAACACACAGGTCTGGCCACACTCGTAAAAAAAATTACCTCGGCCGACGAGCTCTTGAACGTTTCTATACCAAAGGTGGTCCTCAATGAAGCCGACGAAGCGATCTATTTCAGCCGGCAAACCATACCCTATCTGAGAGGTGTGGATCAGGAGAACTGGCTTGAGCATGGGACGTTTTACAAGCATATCG
Coding sequences within it:
- the kdsB gene encoding 3-deoxy-manno-octulosonate cytidylyltransferase, translated to MKILGVIPARYASTRFPGKPLIDILGKSMIRRVYEQAIKAGSLDEVVVATDDDRIAEEVQNFGGNYIMTSSEHATGTDRCAEVVAALPQYDVVINIQGDEPFIDPAQIDLLASCFHQEHTGLATLVKKITSADELLNVSIPKVVLNEADEAIYFSRQTIPYLRGVDQENWLEHGTFYKHIGLYGYRSATLLELTKLPASALEIAESLEQLRWISAGYKIQTKTTTIETLAIDTPEDLEKAKERL
- a CDS encoding deoxynucleoside kinase, translated to MHIAIVGNIGAGKTTLTGLLAKHYNWEALYEVVDNNPYLEDFYSDMKRWSFNLQIYFLNTRFQQVVDIQNLNRNVVQDRTIYEDAHIFADNLHDMGLMTTRDHHNYKAIFENITSFIKPPDLLVYLRASVPTLVNNIQRRGREYETSIRLDYLSKLNDKYEAWIKNYQLGKVLILDKDKLDFTDNPEDLGTIIQSIDAEINGIFN